From a region of the Bacteroidia bacterium genome:
- a CDS encoding gliding motility-associated C-terminal domain-containing protein: MKKALQLLLLTGTFVLPVSVFAQNDSCCANAGFERTNTSSQSIFSPWQGCTGSGSTVQPWACTFPGLANIGTTWPADSGVNLPTATGSFVFQTGNGIDPNIGGNNCMTVVAPGGGSVSVRLGNSSVSNKAARMMYQINTVDSCNAGFTYSYAVVLQDPSHTPQEQPRFDIKVTDINGNILGGPCGTYSVYAGSDPNFQTFGGVKYLCWVTVGIDLLPYIGTTVRIEYATMDCTQGGHYGYAYIDCGCSPLMGTALFCPNSNGPIVLIAPSGYASYQWNDPFGNPIPGPGGTNDTCIYTLPAQIGDQFVVGMVSAAGCTTNLTVTLVPTIIQATTTWTNAICYGGIGIVNTTPSGGTPIPTWNVSYTEIVTGQQLGGGSWNTGTWTDTLYAGTYVVTFQDSIGCEHKDTITITQPPSPPDTLPQTMYFCEGDSIGYFMYQVGSGQNGPFQWFNYPSGTPATPLMPTNQVWLVPNPTMGSTYWFTWYDNNGCKRRSVVSTGFQAPNPLYGPSDTVVNIFTPNGDNMNETFRPYFSLYWTKEDIEYYAKEYNLKIYSRWGNLIFETDDYMTAWDGKKGSAKVNEGVYYWVATYKNRCAPEDEPPIEKAGYVHLMK, from the coding sequence ATGAAAAAAGCGCTACAATTACTCTTACTCACCGGAACATTCGTTCTTCCGGTTTCCGTTTTTGCCCAGAACGACAGTTGTTGTGCCAACGCCGGCTTTGAGCGGACCAACACAAGCTCCCAATCCATTTTTTCACCCTGGCAGGGTTGTACCGGCAGCGGAAGCACCGTTCAGCCATGGGCTTGTACCTTCCCAGGATTGGCCAATATCGGAACCACATGGCCTGCAGACTCCGGAGTGAATCTTCCCACGGCCACGGGCTCATTTGTGTTTCAAACCGGAAACGGAATCGATCCGAACATTGGCGGAAATAATTGTATGACTGTAGTTGCTCCCGGTGGTGGATCCGTATCCGTACGATTGGGCAACTCCAGCGTGAGTAATAAGGCAGCAAGGATGATGTACCAGATCAACACGGTCGACTCCTGTAACGCGGGGTTCACCTACTCATACGCTGTGGTGTTACAAGATCCGAGTCATACTCCTCAGGAACAGCCTCGCTTTGATATCAAAGTGACAGATATTAACGGAAACATCCTTGGCGGACCCTGCGGAACCTATTCCGTATATGCCGGATCAGATCCTAATTTTCAAACCTTCGGAGGCGTAAAATACCTTTGCTGGGTAACGGTGGGCATTGACCTTCTACCCTATATCGGAACCACGGTACGAATTGAATACGCCACCATGGACTGTACCCAGGGCGGCCATTATGGTTATGCTTACATTGACTGCGGCTGCTCCCCTTTGATGGGTACCGCACTTTTCTGTCCCAACTCCAACGGACCGATCGTGCTTATTGCTCCATCCGGATATGCCAGCTACCAGTGGAACGATCCTTTTGGTAATCCCATCCCAGGTCCTGGCGGAACCAACGATACCTGTATCTATACCCTTCCCGCCCAGATCGGAGATCAGTTCGTTGTGGGCATGGTTTCCGCAGCCGGATGTACCACCAACCTTACTGTGACCTTAGTACCGACAATTATCCAGGCAACAACCACCTGGACCAATGCCATTTGCTATGGCGGTATAGGAATCGTTAACACCACCCCTTCGGGAGGAACCCCGATTCCAACGTGGAATGTTAGTTACACAGAAATCGTCACAGGACAGCAATTGGGTGGAGGAAGCTGGAATACCGGCACCTGGACCGATACACTCTACGCCGGAACCTACGTTGTAACATTCCAGGATAGCATTGGATGTGAACACAAAGACACCATCACGATTACACAGCCCCCCTCTCCGCCTGATACGTTGCCGCAAACCATGTACTTCTGCGAGGGTGACTCAATTGGTTATTTTATGTATCAGGTGGGATCCGGACAAAATGGTCCCTTCCAATGGTTTAATTATCCCTCAGGAACTCCTGCCACACCACTTATGCCGACCAACCAGGTATGGCTGGTACCCAATCCTACAATGGGTAGCACTTACTGGTTCACCTGGTACGACAATAACGGATGTAAACGTCGCTCGGTGGTTTCTACCGGCTTTCAGGCACCTAATCCGCTCTATGGACCATCGGATACAGTTGTAAATATCTTCACACCGAACGGAGATAATATGAATGAAACGTTCCGTCCGTATTTCTCTCTGTACTGGACCAAAGAAGACATCGAATATTACGCCAAGGAATACAATCTGAAGATCTACAGCCGCTGGGGTAACCTCATTTTCGAAACGGACGACTATATGACTGCCTGGGATGGAAAGAAAGGCAGCGCGAAAGTCAATGAAGGAGTGTATTACTGGGTTGCCACCTATAAGAACCGTTGCGCACCGGAGGATGAACCTCCGATTGAAAAAGCGGGATATGTGCACCTGATGAAATAA
- a CDS encoding ZIP family metal transporter: MQNIIDFFQNIHPVLAALIATLFTWGMTALGAALVFFFKTLHRRTLDTMLGFTGGVMVAASFWSLLSPAIELSEGKAVPSWFPPAVGFLSGALFLFALDKVIPHLHINFKHEESEGLKTNWHRTILLVLAITLHNIPEGLAVGVAFGAAAAGMDGFTVAGAIALAIGIGIQNLPEGTAVAVPLRREGLGRFRSFWWGQLSAVVEPVAGVLGAVAVIYMQPILPYALAFAAGAMIYVVVEEVIPETQRDKYTDWATMGFIGGFLVMMILDVGLG, encoded by the coding sequence ATGCAGAACATTATTGACTTTTTCCAGAACATTCATCCGGTTCTGGCCGCCCTTATAGCCACACTTTTTACGTGGGGCATGACTGCATTGGGCGCCGCGCTGGTGTTTTTCTTCAAAACCCTCCACAGGCGAACACTTGATACCATGCTGGGCTTCACAGGAGGTGTGATGGTGGCGGCCAGCTTCTGGTCTTTGCTTTCTCCGGCCATAGAATTGTCGGAGGGTAAAGCAGTGCCCAGCTGGTTCCCGCCCGCAGTCGGGTTTCTCTCAGGCGCCTTATTCCTTTTTGCCCTTGATAAAGTAATTCCGCACCTTCATATTAACTTTAAACATGAAGAGAGCGAAGGGCTAAAAACAAACTGGCACCGTACCATATTGCTTGTGCTGGCTATCACGCTTCACAATATTCCGGAAGGACTTGCGGTGGGAGTAGCGTTCGGTGCAGCTGCCGCAGGAATGGACGGATTTACCGTGGCAGGTGCCATTGCGCTCGCTATTGGTATCGGCATTCAAAACCTACCGGAAGGTACCGCCGTTGCCGTTCCATTGCGAAGAGAGGGTCTGGGGAGATTCCGCAGCTTCTGGTGGGGGCAATTATCCGCCGTGGTGGAACCAGTGGCAGGAGTGCTGGGTGCAGTGGCTGTGATCTACATGCAGCCGATCCTTCCATATGCCCTCGCCTTTGCTGCCGGAGCAATGATTTATGTGGTGGTGGAAGAAGTAATCCCGGAAACACAACGTGATAAGTACACAGATTGGGCAACGATGGGATTTATTGGAGGATTTTTGGTGATGATGATTCTGGATGTGGGATTAGGTTGA
- the smpB gene encoding SsrA-binding protein SmpB, with amino-acid sequence MSEEINIKNKRAGFEYSFLDKFIAGIQLTGTEIKSIRLGKASITEAYCLVEKGEVKVRNMQIEEYDKGGHYNHQPRRDRKLLLNANEIKKISNTLKDQGVAVIPLRLFINEKGLAKLEISLAKGKKIHDKRESIKEREVKRELDRRRKK; translated from the coding sequence TTGTCGGAAGAGATAAATATAAAAAACAAAAGAGCAGGATTCGAATATTCCTTCCTGGATAAGTTCATTGCCGGTATTCAGCTGACGGGGACGGAGATAAAGAGCATCAGGCTGGGAAAAGCAAGCATAACCGAAGCCTATTGTTTAGTGGAAAAAGGAGAGGTGAAGGTGCGGAATATGCAGATAGAGGAATACGACAAGGGAGGGCATTACAATCATCAGCCCCGCCGCGACCGGAAGTTACTGCTGAACGCAAACGAAATAAAAAAGATCAGCAACACGCTGAAGGATCAGGGAGTTGCTGTGATCCCATTACGACTCTTCATTAACGAGAAGGGTCTGGCTAAGCTGGAAATTTCCCTAGCCAAGGGAAAGAAAATACACGATAAGCGGGAAAGCATTAAGGAGCGGGAAGTGAAGAGAGAGCTGGATCGGAGGAGGAAAAAGTAG
- a CDS encoding protein-L-isoaspartate(D-aspartate) O-methyltransferase, whose translation MKDTFKHQGLRRALVKELRVKGIRDDEVLKAIEKVPRHYFFDNALLEHAYQDKAFPIGAGQTISQPYTVAYQTQLLQVDPGLKVLEIGTGSGYQTCILLEMGARVYTIERQKLLFDKTKLFLPEMGYRAHFFYGDGYLGLPRFAPFDRILVTAGAPYVPEDLLKQLVVGGILVIPVGEGAVQDMKVYTKVADNQFNIKSMGAFKFVPMLSEKAR comes from the coding sequence TTGAAGGACACATTTAAGCATCAGGGATTGCGCAGGGCATTAGTGAAGGAACTGCGTGTGAAAGGAATACGCGATGATGAAGTGCTAAAGGCCATTGAGAAAGTGCCCCGGCATTACTTCTTCGATAATGCCCTTCTGGAACATGCGTACCAGGACAAGGCTTTTCCAATAGGGGCGGGACAAACTATTTCCCAGCCCTATACCGTGGCCTACCAAACCCAGCTCCTGCAAGTAGATCCGGGCCTGAAGGTGTTGGAGATCGGCACCGGATCAGGCTATCAGACCTGCATACTGCTGGAAATGGGAGCCAGGGTTTACACTATTGAACGCCAGAAGCTGCTCTTCGATAAAACAAAGCTGTTTCTTCCGGAAATGGGCTACCGGGCGCATTTCTTTTACGGTGACGGATATTTAGGCCTTCCCCGGTTTGCCCCCTTCGACCGGATTCTGGTAACGGCAGGCGCTCCCTATGTGCCGGAAGATTTGTTGAAACAATTGGTGGTGGGCGGAATATTGGTCATTCCCGTGGGAGAGGGGGCCGTACAGGACATGAAGGTATACACTAAAGTGGCTGATAATCAGTTTAATATAAAGAGTATGGGTGCCTTCAAGTTTGTGCCAATGCTATCGGAGAAAGCCAGGTAA
- a CDS encoding Gfo/Idh/MocA family oxidoreductase, translating to MANRVKIGLLGAGHLGKIHLKCIREVTDMELVGFHDSDPAVAENVAAEYGARAFESADALIEASDAVDIVTPTLHHYNLACRAIKKSRHVFIEKPITETVEEARALLSLAKEAQVKVQVGHVERFNPAYLAARDYFTHPLFIETHRLAQFNPRGTDVSVVLDLMIHDIDIVLSIVKSNIRKISASGVSVVSDSPDITNARIEFDNGAVANLTASRISMKNMRKTRVFQKDAYISLDFLEKSLNIIRLSEVEGEPDPLAVIIEPGPGKKPKQIWFENPKTEPVNAIRLELEAFSKAVLNDTPTPVSPEDGLAALEVAHKIIEKIRLNSDFSPEPTISR from the coding sequence ATGGCAAACCGTGTAAAAATAGGGCTTCTGGGTGCAGGTCACCTTGGAAAGATCCATCTCAAGTGCATCCGTGAGGTAACGGACATGGAATTGGTGGGTTTTCACGATTCGGATCCTGCGGTGGCGGAAAACGTTGCAGCGGAATACGGTGCCCGGGCTTTCGAAAGCGCGGATGCGCTCATCGAAGCATCCGATGCTGTTGACATTGTGACTCCCACCCTGCACCACTATAACCTGGCCTGCAGGGCGATTAAAAAATCAAGGCACGTTTTTATTGAGAAACCCATTACAGAAACGGTTGAAGAAGCCAGGGCACTTCTTTCTCTGGCAAAGGAAGCTCAGGTAAAAGTGCAGGTTGGGCATGTGGAACGGTTCAACCCGGCCTACCTGGCGGCCCGGGATTACTTCACGCATCCGTTATTTATTGAAACGCACCGTCTGGCGCAATTCAATCCACGGGGAACCGATGTATCTGTAGTATTAGATCTTATGATCCATGATATTGATATTGTACTGAGCATTGTAAAATCCAATATACGGAAGATCTCGGCCAGCGGGGTGTCTGTTGTAAGTGATAGTCCGGACATTACAAACGCCCGCATAGAATTTGACAATGGTGCTGTAGCGAATCTTACGGCCAGCCGGATTTCCATGAAGAATATGAGAAAGACCAGGGTGTTTCAGAAAGACGCCTATATATCTCTCGATTTTTTAGAAAAATCTCTGAACATCATCCGACTCAGCGAGGTAGAAGGAGAACCTGATCCTTTGGCCGTAATCATAGAGCCGGGACCCGGAAAAAAGCCCAAGCAGATATGGTTTGAGAATCCGAAAACCGAACCTGTAAACGCCATTCGACTTGAACTGGAGGCCTTTTCAAAAGCAGTGCTGAACGATACACCCACCCCGGTATCCCCGGAGGATGGTCTGGCAGCCCTGGAAGTGGCGCATAAGATCATAGAAAAAATCCGTCTGAACAGCGATTTCAGCCCGGAACCAACAATATCCCGCTGA
- a CDS encoding sugar transferase has product MNKKIQVAKYVFSDLVAAGTAWTCFYLFRKYYIESEKFGVAVEPDFSLRFWLGLAIIPLFWLVFYAAAGHYKSIYRKSRLKELGGTLLVSLLGVILIFFVLILDDQIASYRSYYQSFIALFIMHFTLTLLFRLVLTTITVHRVHRREIGFPTLLVGSNLNALKLYQEMESAPKSSGNKFVGFVHVDEKNGYSHELKASIPHLGELTEIGSIIRKNHVEEVIIAIESSEHDSLWKIINEVDRPGVMIKVIPDMYDILSGSVKMSSIFGAALIEINLAIMPAWQQNLKRLFDILISAIFLTVFAPVYFFLALAVKLSSRGPVLYSHERIGLHGKPFFIHKFRSMYVDAEKNGPALSRKDDPRITTLGRFLRKSRMDELPQFWNVLRGEMSIVGPRPERQFFIDQILQKARHYKHLHKVRPGITSWGQVKYGYAENVDQMVERLKYDIIYLENMSFAVDLKIIIYTVLIVFQGRGK; this is encoded by the coding sequence ATGAATAAAAAGATACAGGTTGCAAAGTATGTCTTCTCTGACCTGGTTGCGGCCGGTACCGCATGGACCTGTTTTTATCTTTTCAGGAAATACTATATCGAATCTGAAAAGTTCGGAGTTGCCGTAGAGCCTGACTTTTCTCTGCGCTTCTGGCTGGGTCTGGCAATCATTCCGCTCTTCTGGCTCGTTTTTTACGCTGCCGCAGGCCACTACAAGTCGATTTACCGTAAATCTCGCCTGAAAGAGCTGGGTGGTACGCTTCTCGTGTCGCTGCTGGGTGTGATTCTGATTTTCTTTGTTTTAATTCTCGACGACCAGATTGCCTCCTATCGCTCCTACTACCAGTCGTTTATCGCATTGTTTATAATGCATTTCACACTTACCCTGCTCTTCCGTCTGGTACTTACTACAATAACCGTTCACCGTGTTCACCGGCGGGAGATCGGGTTTCCCACGCTGCTTGTGGGAAGTAACCTTAACGCACTGAAACTCTACCAGGAAATGGAGTCCGCTCCGAAATCATCAGGCAATAAATTCGTCGGATTCGTTCATGTAGATGAAAAAAACGGTTATTCCCATGAGTTAAAAGCATCCATTCCTCATTTAGGTGAGCTCACAGAAATCGGGAGTATTATCCGGAAGAATCACGTGGAAGAGGTAATCATTGCTATAGAGTCTTCCGAACACGATTCGCTCTGGAAGATCATCAATGAAGTAGATCGTCCGGGGGTGATGATCAAGGTGATTCCGGACATGTATGACATACTTTCCGGTTCTGTTAAAATGTCTTCCATATTCGGAGCGGCACTGATTGAAATTAATCTGGCCATCATGCCGGCGTGGCAGCAGAATCTCAAACGCCTGTTCGACATTCTCATTTCCGCAATTTTTCTTACCGTATTTGCGCCGGTATATTTTTTCCTTGCACTTGCGGTCAAGTTATCTTCGAGGGGTCCTGTGCTTTATTCCCACGAACGGATAGGGCTGCATGGTAAACCATTCTTTATACATAAATTCCGTTCCATGTATGTGGATGCAGAAAAGAACGGTCCTGCTCTTTCCCGCAAAGATGATCCCCGGATCACAACACTGGGGCGATTCCTGCGCAAATCAAGGATGGATGAATTACCCCAATTCTGGAACGTGCTCAGGGGAGAAATGAGCATAGTGGGTCCACGCCCTGAAAGGCAGTTTTTTATTGACCAGATTCTGCAGAAGGCACGGCATTATAAACACCTCCATAAAGTTCGGCCGGGTATCACGTCCTGGGGTCAGGTGAAATACGGTTATGCAGAGAATGTGGATCAGATGGTGGAACGACTTAAGTATGATATTATTTACCTCGAAAACATGTCCTTCGCCGTTGATCTGAAAATCATTATTTACACGGTACTGATCGTCTTTCAGGGCAGAGGCAAATAG
- a CDS encoding right-handed parallel beta-helix repeat-containing protein: MKHIYLIAILLMKGISCFSTVWQVGPSQTYTMPSQVSGLVGNGDTVDIDAGVYFQDVCGWYANNLLLRCSNGMAHMKANFTGYQGKAIWVIGGNNVKVSHIEFSECAVPSQNGAGIRQEGMDLTVENCYFHDNENGILAGTVANSTIIIRDTEFARNGFGDGLTHNLYINNIDTLIFEHNYSHHANIGHELKSRAHVNIIRYSRFSNEATGNASREIDLPNGGLAFLIGNVIHQGPNGTNGNMVGYGLEGLNNPTPHELFMVNNTLVNERPTGSFLQFNSGTAFFKGYNNIFSGIGNYVSGSFPVSIDTLDNWRVTSLTAPLFQNYSVYDYHILNPSSAAIFNGTLAGTAYSLSLDPTFEYAFPGSILPRCLVSDPTLGAFEYCLVGIDPETVINPPLYCASAGLLTLLTGIEDLMIYDLRGALLVHRAKTLTGESIPMPRGLYIVSSQHGRVKVFIP, translated from the coding sequence ATGAAACACATTTACCTGATTGCCATTCTGCTCATGAAAGGAATTTCATGCTTTTCCACTGTCTGGCAGGTAGGTCCGAGTCAGACGTATACCATGCCCAGTCAGGTTTCCGGACTTGTTGGCAATGGTGACACGGTTGATATTGATGCCGGAGTGTACTTTCAGGATGTTTGCGGATGGTATGCAAACAACCTCCTTCTGCGCTGTTCGAACGGGATGGCGCACATGAAAGCGAATTTCACCGGTTATCAGGGCAAGGCCATCTGGGTGATCGGGGGCAACAACGTAAAAGTGAGCCATATCGAGTTTTCAGAATGTGCTGTTCCCAGTCAGAACGGAGCGGGCATACGGCAGGAGGGGATGGATCTTACCGTAGAGAATTGTTATTTCCATGATAACGAGAACGGGATCCTGGCGGGAACAGTTGCCAACAGCACCATTATTATCCGTGATACTGAATTTGCCCGGAATGGGTTTGGAGACGGGCTCACGCACAATCTCTATATCAATAACATTGATACGCTCATTTTCGAGCACAACTATTCCCACCATGCCAACATCGGCCACGAACTGAAGAGTAGGGCGCATGTTAATATCATTCGATACAGTCGCTTCAGCAATGAAGCCACCGGAAATGCAAGCAGGGAAATTGATCTGCCTAATGGGGGCCTTGCGTTCCTGATCGGCAATGTGATTCACCAGGGGCCCAACGGCACCAACGGTAACATGGTGGGTTATGGTCTGGAAGGACTCAATAATCCCACCCCGCATGAATTATTTATGGTGAACAACACCCTCGTGAATGAACGACCCACCGGGAGTTTTCTGCAATTCAACTCTGGCACGGCCTTTTTCAAAGGGTACAACAACATTTTTTCCGGTATCGGAAATTATGTAAGCGGAAGTTTTCCAGTAAGCATTGATACACTTGACAACTGGAGGGTTACCAGTCTCACCGCTCCTCTTTTTCAGAACTACTCCGTCTACGATTATCATATTCTGAATCCCTCATCAGCAGCCATCTTTAACGGAACACTTGCAGGAACAGCCTATTCGCTTTCGCTGGATCCAACCTTCGAATACGCCTTCCCCGGAAGTATCCTTCCCCGCTGCCTTGTGAGTGACCCTACACTTGGAGCCTTTGAATATTGCCTGGTTGGCATTGATCCGGAAACCGTTATCAACCCACCATTGTATTGTGCCTCTGCAGGCTTGTTAACTCTCCTTACCGGCATAGAAGATCTGATGATCTATGATCTTCGCGGAGCACTGCTGGTGCACCGCGCAAAAACCCTCACAGGGGAGTCGATTCCCATGCCACGGGGCCTTTACATCGTGTCAAGTCAACATGGAAGGGTGAAGGTTTTCATACCCTGA
- a CDS encoding DUF465 domain-containing protein — translation MQKHHDILHEFPEHKQKIHDLKVSNHHFRKLFDEYHEVDHHIHRIETQSEATTDEHLNDLRMKRVHLKDQLFKFLKS, via the coding sequence ATGCAGAAACATCATGATATTTTGCACGAATTCCCGGAGCACAAGCAAAAGATACACGATTTGAAAGTGAGCAATCATCACTTTCGCAAATTATTTGATGAATATCACGAGGTAGATCATCATATACACCGGATTGAGACCCAGTCGGAGGCCACTACGGACGAGCACCTCAATGACCTAAGGATGAAGAGAGTCCACCTGAAAGATCAGCTCTTCAAATTCCTTAAGTCTTAG
- the rfaD gene encoding ADP-glyceromanno-heptose 6-epimerase has translation MIVVTGAAGFIGSCLVQALNEKNFKDLILVDDFSALTKIPNLEGKSFSRKVERKDFLQWLVTNQRFVQFVFHIGARTDTTEFNRSVFDELNLNYSKDVWNCCTEFGIPLVYASSAATYGAGEFGYADDHSLIPSLKPLNPYGDSKNEFDKWVLQQQRTPSFWAGLKFFNVYGPNEYHKGRMASVIFHACNQIQERGYVRLFRSHKEGYKDGEQLRDFVYVKDVTAVCLFLLQHRKNSAIYNLGSGKARTFLDLVGNVFKGVRKEPQIEFIDTPADIRDKYQYFTEAKMEKLRGIGYNLPFHSLEDGVADYVRNYLIGKKYY, from the coding sequence ATGATCGTAGTAACAGGAGCCGCAGGGTTCATCGGAAGCTGTCTGGTTCAGGCCTTGAACGAAAAAAACTTTAAGGACCTGATCCTGGTAGATGATTTTTCGGCGCTTACAAAAATCCCAAATCTTGAAGGGAAGAGCTTTTCGCGGAAAGTAGAACGAAAAGATTTCCTGCAATGGCTGGTGACCAATCAGCGGTTTGTCCAATTCGTATTTCATATTGGCGCCCGTACAGACACAACCGAATTCAACAGATCAGTGTTTGATGAGCTGAACCTTAATTATTCAAAAGACGTCTGGAATTGCTGCACAGAATTCGGCATCCCGCTCGTTTATGCTTCTTCTGCCGCTACGTACGGTGCGGGAGAGTTTGGATATGCCGATGACCATTCACTGATCCCTTCCTTAAAGCCCCTCAATCCTTACGGAGATTCTAAAAATGAGTTTGATAAATGGGTATTGCAGCAACAACGAACACCTTCGTTTTGGGCTGGGTTGAAATTCTTTAATGTGTATGGCCCCAATGAATACCATAAAGGCCGGATGGCTTCCGTGATCTTTCATGCCTGCAATCAGATACAGGAAAGGGGATATGTGAGATTATTCCGTTCCCATAAAGAAGGCTACAAGGATGGCGAACAGCTTCGCGACTTTGTTTATGTGAAGGATGTTACGGCAGTTTGTTTGTTTCTTCTCCAGCACAGGAAGAACTCAGCGATTTATAACCTCGGCTCCGGCAAGGCCCGAACCTTTCTGGATCTTGTAGGAAATGTTTTTAAAGGGGTAAGGAAGGAGCCCCAAATTGAATTCATTGATACGCCTGCAGATATCCGTGATAAGTATCAATACTTTACGGAAGCAAAAATGGAAAAATTAAGAGGCATCGGGTATAACCTGCCCTTTCACTCCCTCGAGGACGGGGTTGCAGATTACGTCCGGAATTACCTCATCGGGAAAAAGTACTATTAA
- a CDS encoding 1,4-dihydroxy-6-naphthoate synthase encodes MKITLGFSPCPNDCFIFDALVNGKLELSGLEIEPVIEDVETLNRLAAAGSLMVTKLSYAAFTQLAMKYYLLNAGSALGTGCGPLLVSKREMTVSEIQAGNLTVAIPGRLTTANFLFSLRFPGAARKEPMLFSSIENAVLKGEVDAGVLIHENRFTYEKRGLKKVIDLGEWWETETAAPIPLGGIVVSRKLPREWALKIDDLIRSSVRRAFSDPDGAMPFIKKHAQEMDENVMKQHIALYVNEYSIDLGPAGRRAVEILFRKAKESGQIRDIPADYLLS; translated from the coding sequence ATGAAGATTACATTAGGTTTCTCACCCTGCCCCAACGATTGTTTTATTTTTGATGCGCTGGTAAACGGCAAGCTGGAACTTTCCGGTCTCGAGATAGAACCGGTCATTGAAGATGTGGAAACCCTGAACCGGCTCGCAGCTGCAGGCTCCCTTATGGTTACAAAGCTGAGTTACGCGGCATTTACCCAGCTGGCCATGAAATATTACCTGCTGAATGCAGGCTCTGCACTCGGAACGGGTTGCGGACCATTGCTGGTGTCGAAGCGGGAAATGACAGTTAGTGAAATTCAGGCCGGCAATCTAACGGTGGCTATACCAGGACGCCTCACCACCGCCAACTTTCTTTTCAGCCTGCGATTTCCCGGCGCGGCGCGCAAGGAACCCATGTTGTTTTCATCCATCGAAAATGCGGTATTAAAGGGTGAAGTGGATGCGGGAGTTCTCATACATGAAAACAGGTTTACTTATGAAAAACGCGGATTAAAAAAGGTGATCGATCTCGGGGAATGGTGGGAAACAGAAACCGCGGCACCGATCCCCTTGGGAGGAATAGTGGTATCACGGAAACTCCCCCGGGAATGGGCTTTAAAGATCGACGATCTCATCCGCAGCAGCGTGAGAAGAGCATTTTCAGACCCGGATGGTGCCATGCCATTCATAAAAAAACATGCACAGGAGATGGACGAGAATGTGATGAAGCAACATATTGCGCTGTATGTTAATGAATATAGTATTGATCTCGGACCAGCCGGTCGCAGGGCTGTGGAGATCCTTTTTCGCAAAGCCAAAGAGTCGGGCCAGATTCGCGATATTCCGGCGGATTACTTGTTAAGTTAG
- the mqnB gene encoding futalosine hydrolase gives MRILIVTATPAEVSSLPTTVQTLKKNVVFLETGVGMTAMAMELTRMLSLSTFDAALNVGVAGSFFSDIRVGDVVNVVKDNFSELGAEDGEQFLSLDEMGLGEAAVQPLQEFSNPVLDKLPRVTGITVNTVHGNELSIDKVFGRLHPFVESMEGAAFFKVCNAFRLPCAQVRAISNRVERRNRQAWKLDSAIDNLQKKVLEILTSAL, from the coding sequence ATGAGGATTCTGATCGTTACTGCCACTCCTGCGGAGGTATCTTCGCTGCCGACGACGGTACAGACGCTGAAAAAAAACGTGGTTTTCCTCGAAACCGGAGTGGGGATGACTGCCATGGCAATGGAACTGACGAGGATGCTTTCTCTTTCCACTTTCGATGCCGCATTGAATGTGGGTGTTGCGGGCAGTTTCTTCAGTGACATCCGGGTGGGGGATGTGGTTAATGTGGTGAAAGATAATTTTTCAGAGCTGGGTGCGGAAGACGGAGAGCAGTTTTTGAGTCTGGACGAAATGGGATTGGGAGAGGCTGCCGTTCAGCCTTTACAGGAATTCAGTAATCCGGTGCTGGATAAACTTCCCCGCGTTACCGGGATTACTGTAAACACGGTGCATGGGAATGAGCTCAGTATTGATAAAGTGTTCGGAAGGCTCCATCCCTTCGTGGAGAGCATGGAAGGTGCTGCCTTCTTCAAAGTGTGTAACGCTTTCCGCCTTCCATGCGCCCAGGTTCGCGCCATCTCTAATCGTGTGGAGCGGAGGAACAGGCAGGCGTGGAAACTGGATAGTGCCATTGATAATCTCCAGAAGAAAGTTCTGGAAATCCTCACCTCTGCTTTATGA